The Terriglobales bacterium genome includes the window TGAAGCCAGCCCTTGCCGGTCCGGCGGGCAATGCGGTAGGTGAGGAAGGCGCCGATGACGGAGCCCACGGTGCTCATGACCGCGTAGTACCACCACAGGTCGGCGTGGCGCGCGGCCAGCACCGCGTTGAAAATGTCCAGGCTGCCGAACGTAGGAATGAAGGAGCTGTCAACGATGCCGATAACCAACAACCCCGGGCCGCCCCACTTGCGCAGCGTTGTCCAGATTGTGGCTGCTGCCAGGAAACTGGTTTGCGATATGATTTTGGCGCGCACTACTTTCACCGTCCGCAAACTGACGTGAAACAAGGCTAAAAAGGCCGTGATTCCCATTACACGAAAAGCTTAGATGTGATTTGTGTCCAGCAGGCGGAAAAAACGGCGGTGAGCAAAACTAGGAAACAGTCGCAGTCCACGCCAACCA containing:
- a CDS encoding VTT domain-containing protein translates to MRAKIISQTSFLAAATIWTTLRKWGGPGLLVIGIVDSSFIPTFGSLDIFNAVLAARHADLWWYYAVMSTVGSVIGAFLTYRIARRTGKGWLQKRLGEARVMRVNKILEQWGSAAVVIAVIAPPPFPSSAFFAAAGALQFPIRKYLTAVIAGRAFRYALVGWIASH